The following are from one region of the bacterium genome:
- a CDS encoding winged helix-turn-helix domain-containing protein, protein MAKFFKLTKAEREELLPNTPYRKFEHRVHWAKMRLVYKGFIDNSIRGTWQITEKGKIVLAKYGDNPFQNDFSSLVTQLINEVFPEGGKNFPDDFLDSKEEIKFREINVPGTELILERNSRVIIVSPKGYFRYKAKNPPEALYILYSDHINRKIIKIPENNLIIFKAVKSYEKYIRDAQSKLFERFLELTNDETKSEELTKQVIKKLNLRTLN, encoded by the coding sequence TTTTAAACTTACAAAAGCAGAAAGAGAAGAGTTGCTTCCGAATACGCCGTATAGAAAATTTGAACACAGGGTTCATTGGGCAAAAATGCGTCTTGTTTATAAAGGTTTTATTGACAATAGTATTCGTGGGACATGGCAAATCACTGAGAAAGGTAAAATAGTGCTTGCTAAATACGGGGATAACCCTTTTCAGAATGATTTTTCATCTTTGGTAACACAACTAATAAATGAAGTTTTTCCGGAAGGGGGCAAGAATTTTCCTGATGACTTTCTGGATTCTAAAGAAGAGATCAAGTTTCGTGAAATAAATGTTCCAGGCACAGAATTAATATTAGAACGTAATTCTCGGGTAATCATTGTTTCACCTAAAGGATATTTTCGCTATAAAGCAAAAAATCCACCAGAAGCACTTTATATTCTCTATTCAGATCATATTAATAGAAAGATTATTAAGATACCAGAAAATAATTTGATTATCTTTAAGGCAGTAAAATCTTATGAGAAATACATTAGAGATGCGCAGTCAAAACTGTTTGAAAGATTTTTAGAACTTACCAACGACGAAACAAAATCAGAAGAACTCACAAAACAAGTTATAAAAAAACTTAATCTTAGAACGTTGAATTAA